The Malus domestica chromosome 10, GDT2T_hap1 genome contains a region encoding:
- the LOC103422316 gene encoding beta-amyrin 28-monooxygenase-like, which yields METLYLVLSLGAALLAFTIFAFKGKSDDGKNLPPGSMGWPIVGESIEFLFGKPENFVFKRMRRYSPEIFKTYILGEKTAVICGPSGHKFLFSNEQKYFTAFRPHSMQKMFRSYKAAAPTAPAVAQPSRDEEAKVIRSPGFLKPEALVRYLGRMDSITQEQMKVYWEGKDEVQVYPLAKTLTLGLACRFFLGIDEPERIARLVSNFDDVTVGMHSLIINFPGTTFYKATKAADALRKELRIVIQEKKAAMAAGGPMHDILSHMIAASDPSGKLMPEAEVADKIMGLLTAGYSTVATAMTFFMKYVGERPDIYAKVLAEQMEIANSKKPGDFLEWEDINKMKYSWNVLYEVMRFTPPLQGTFREALTDFTYAGYTIPKGWKVYWTVSTTNMNPEYFPNPEKFDPSRYDDLNAFPAFTFVPFGGGPRMCPGKEYARLAILTFVHNVVKRFKWEVLFPKEKITGDMMPTPEKGLPVRLTRH from the exons ATGGAAACCCTGTACCTTGTTTTATCTTTGGGAGCTGCTTTATTAGCTTTTACCATCTTTGCATTCAAGGGCAAATCAGACGATGGCAAAAACCTTCCACCAGGGAGCATGGGGTGGCCTATTGTGGGTGAATCAATCGAGTTTTTGTTCGGGAAGCCGGAAAATTTTGTGTTCAAGAGGATGAGAAGGTACTCTCCTGAAATCTTCAAGACCTATATTCTTGGAGAGAAAACTGCAGTTATTTGTGGTCCTAGTGGACACAAATTCCTGTTCTCCAATGAACAAAAGTACTTCACAGCTTTTCGACCACATTCGATGCAAAAGATGTTTCGATCATACAAGGCTGCGGCCCCCACTGCTCCTGCTGTGGCACAACCTTCTCGTGATGAAGAAGCGAAAGTAATAAGATCTCCAGGGTTTCTGAAGCCGGAAGCATTGGTGAGGTACTTGGGGAGAATGGACTCTATCACTCAGGAACAGATGAAGGTCTATTGGGAAGGAAAAGATGAGGTCCAGGTCTACCCCTTGGCCAAGACCCTCACTCTAGGTCTTGCTTGCAGATTCTTCCTGGGTATCGACGAACCCGAGCGAATTGCAAGGCTTGTGAGCAATTTTGACGATGTTACCGTTGGGATGCATTCACTTATTATCAACTTCCCAGGAACAACATTCTACAAGGCAACTAAAGCGGCCGATGCGCTGCGAAAGGAGTTGAGGATTGTGATTCAGGAGAAGAAGGCTGCAATGGCCGCAGGAGGTCCCATGCATGATATATTGTCACACATGATTGCGGCTAGTGACCCATCTGGCAAACTCATGCCTGAGGCTGAGGTTGCAGATAAGATCATGGGTTTGCTCACAGCGGGATATAGCACTGTGGCTACTGCCATGACTTTCTTCATGAAATATGTTGGAGAGAGGCCAGACATCTATGCCAAGGTTCTAGCTG AGCAAATGGAGATTGCAAACTCCAAGAAGCCAGGAGACTTTTTGGAATGGGAAGACATCAACAAAATGAAGTACTCATGGAACGTGTTGTATGAAGTGATGAGATTCACTCCACCACTTCAGGGGACATTCAGAGAAGCCTTGACTGATTTCACCTATGCTGGTTACACCATCCCAAAGGGCTGGAAG gtCTATTGGACTGTTAGCACAACAAACATGAACCCAGAGTACTTTCCCAACCCAGAAAAGTTTGACCCATCAAGATACGATGACCTAAATGCATTCCCAGCATTCACATTCGTTCCATTTGGAGGAGGGCCAAGAATGTGCCCAGGCAAAGAGTACGCTCGCCTAGCAATTCTCACTTTCGTTCACAACGTGGTCAAGAGGTTCAAATGGGAAGTGTTATTTCCTAAGGAGAAGATCACCGGTGACATGATGCCAACACCGGAGAAAGGACTTCCAGTTCGCCTTACCCGTCACTAG